In Necator americanus strain Aroian chromosome IV, whole genome shotgun sequence, the following proteins share a genomic window:
- a CDS encoding hypothetical protein (NECATOR_CHRIV.G15047.T1), whose protein sequence is MRFFTLALIFTLFAFVAMAKPKGPPEVTRETRSRNEKPPQKTRSNYMRLGKRANPNADLLYLDQLIL, encoded by the exons ATGCGATTCTTCACACTTGCCTTGATATTCACGCTATTCGCCTTCGTCGCCATGGCAAAACCAAAAGGTCCACCTGAAG tcaCTCGAGAAACTCGCAGCCGCAACGAAAAGCCTCCACAGAAAACGCGCTCCAACTACATGCGACTCGGGAAACGCGCGAATCCAAACGCTGATTTGCTCTATCTGGACCAGCTGATTCTTTGA
- a CDS encoding hypothetical protein (NECATOR_CHRIV.G15048.T1), which translates to MKFKCRLCTRCVEPFLICDCETWASRSKDLKVQQIAQLRMMKRMPGVTLLMHRTNMWLENTAKLSDIRARAIEGKWTWARKMCVAKHNRWMKANDARGFGSDNLADQKQDGDTGSYWSLDEHGCEPPQLM; encoded by the coding sequence ATGAAATTCAAATGTCGACTTTGTACAAGATGCGTGGAACCTTTTCTTATTTGCGACTGTGAAACTTGGGCTTCGAGAAGCAAGGATCTTAAAGTGCAACAGATAGCCCAATTGCGAATGATGAAAAGAATGCCTGGTGTTACTCTTCTCATGCATCGTACGAATATGTGGTtggaaaatactgcaaaaCTCTCAGATATCAGGGCTAGAGCGATTGAAGGAAAATGGACATGGGCCAGAAAGATGTGTGTTGCAAAACACAACAGATGGATGAAGGCGAATGACGCCCGTGGATTTGGAAGCGACAATCTGGCCGACCAAAAACAAGATGGCGACACTGGTTCGTATTGGAGTTTGGATGAACATGGATGCGAACCGCCACAGCTGATGTGA